The genomic window TGGGTCTTGTTCCTCATTGGGGTACAAACGGTGCAATTCCTAAAGGGGGTCACCGATTATGAGTTCAGTCAGTTGAATAAGAAACTTCGCAGACATGGCGCCGGTTCCACCACAGAggaatttttcagttcGACGCCTCCAGAACTACTAAGCGAAGAACTTCTCGCTGAACTAGACGCCCCCGCGCTCGACCCAAGACGTGTGCCACAAAGAACTTGCTTCACGCTATGTTCTACTGTGTTGGGTCTCGATAAAGCCATGATCATGTTCAAATCGTTGCTCCGTTTAAACAGAGGCGAACATTCATCAATGTCGTCTACAGGTCTACAAGACAGTCCTCTCCTGATAATACCCACCGATTACGGCTGGAAACAGAATGCCAAGGACTTCTGGTTGCTCTGTGACACTACGCTTCCGCTTTGGAGAAGAATATTGTATCCACCCAAAAACAGCCATGCTCTTTTGAACGGCAAGGAAGTGGACTACTACACATTATACAACCTCCCAGATGCCATGGAACGTGTGGCATAGAGTATGTCTGCacacaaatatatatatatatatatatatatatatatatatatatactgtATATTGTATAAATTCATTCATATATGACTGTTTCTTGTATACGTGCCAGGTAAAGTGTGGCTAGAGCTAGAGCTAGAACTAAAGCTTATCGAAGAGAGAGAGTCGGAAATCTCCGACTTAAAAGACTTACTCTCCGGGTAAAAAAGCCAAACGGATGTGTGGGTGTTCCGTTTTGTTTGGAATCCAGAAAAATTTCGTTCCTGATTGTTTACATTACCCGCACAACGCGTTGTTTCGAGAAAACGCGACGCGTAAATCTATATaccgtacaccacataacaTGTCGCGAGAACCCGACttagagaaggaaaaaaaaaaaaaaaggaaagagCCGAGGCATACACATTGACTGACAATGGCTGGTTCAAAGGTTCAACATATGtgtaaaatatatatctaaTCTGTATAGACAGTTTGATAAGATCAAGGTTATTGGAAGGTCAATGGACGGTAATTGAAGCAAGTAAGGTACCTGAATAAAGTCTAAAcctttttcctttcatttatttattgAAGCAATGGGTGTTTCAGGACTTCTTCCACAGTTAAAGCCGATACAGAATCCAGTGAGTTTGGCACGGTACCAGGGCGAAACACTAGCCATTGACGGGTATGCGTGGCTTCACAGGTCAGCACATTCATGTGCGATGGAGCTTGCGTTGAACCAGCCCACGGATAAGTACTTGCAGTTTTTCATCAAGCGGATAACGATGCTCAAGCACTTTGGGATTACGCCATTCTTTGTATTTGATGGTGATTCGATCCAAGTGAAGAAGGATACGGAACAAAAGCGAGCAGATAAGCGACATGAGAACCGTGAGAAGGCGCATGCTTTGTATGCTGCTGGAGACAAGCGTCTTGCATACGATTATTTCCAAAAATGTGTGAGTATAACGCCTGAGATGGCGAAATGTGTCATTGAGTACTTGCAAGTGAACAGCATACCGTATGTGGTGGCACCGTACGAGGCGGATGCGCAGATGGTATATTTGGAGAAAGAGGGGCTTGTTCATGGGATTATATCTGAGGATAGCGATTTGTTAGTGTTTGGATGTAGGCGTTTAATTACGAAGTTGAACGACAACGCTGAGTGCATTGAGATCGATCGACGCAATTTCAGCCAGCTGAATTCGGGGAAGTTCCCGTTGGGGAAGTTGAATGAGGAGCAATTGATATCGCTTGTATGTTTGAGCGGGTGTGATTACACGAATGGTATTCCCAAGGTTGGTCTTATTACTGCGATGAAGTATGTGGTGAAGAACCGTACGATGAGGCAAGCGCTTGCTGAGATCGAGAGGGACGGGAAGCTTGCAGTGCCGAAAACGTTTTGGGAGGAGTACGAGTATGCGAGCTTTGCGTTCCGGTTCCAGCGGGTGTGGTGTCCGAAGCGGGAGAAGTTGTGGACGTTGAACGATGTTCCTCGTGAGTACATGGCGAACGAGAAGTTGTTTCGGTGCATTGGAGCGGCGATTCGGAAGGGTATTCGTGAGAAGGAGGTTATTTTCAGCGACGATATGATTGATCACGAGTTGCACAGACGGATCAGTGTTGGAGAGCTGGATCCATTTGATTTCAACAAGCCGTTGGCGAACCGGGAGCGGAAGTTGCGTTTGCAAAACGGCgcgtcgtcgtcgtcggTGAGTGTAACAACAGCGACTTCTACTACCACCACAATTGATAGCATTGCGACGAAACGGGCGAGCATTTCCTCGGTACGGTGCAAGGGCAAGTCCGATGGAGGGGCAGGGATTATGAGCAAGATGGAGCGGGCGCTAAGGAAGCGCAAGATGTGTGGAGACGTGGGAGCGGCGGAGGCTGCGGCGGGGGCTGCGGGGGCTGCGGCCAAGCGGACTGTGAGCAGCCAATTTTTCCGGAGGCCGGAGACTACACCAGAGGTTAGGCCAGAGGTCAGTCCAGAGGCCGGGCCAGAAGACAACTTGCCAGACACACAGGAGGATTCGACAGAAGTGTCGCAACTGCTGACGCCCGAGGAGGAATCGGAAATACTGAGCGAGGTCGAGGAGGCCCCAGGCCAGGACCAGGACCAGGGCCCAGCCGACCCAGACGACTCAGACACAAACCTTCTCGCGCAACTACGCAAGAAGTTCATGCACGAAGCGGCCACGACAAGAGTTCCATTGAAAAACGTTACAAATACGTCTGGCCAGGGTCCTGCCCACGCCAAGCTGCCCACCAAGCTGCCTGCCAAGCTGCCCGCCAGGACTCCACAGCAACGGCCAGCGGTGCGCCGCACCATGTCTGGCGCGATGACATCGAACACCGTTCCGTCACGTGACCCATCCCGGACCAGCGCCTCGCGAAGCATATCGCGAAGCATATCGCTATCGCAGTTTGCATACTCCCGCCAGTCATAGCGGGGGGCCTCCACCATGGCATAGATACACCAGGCTAAACATAGGCAAGGCATAGGCTAAACATAGGCATAGATATACCACTACATAGAGAAAAAACTGACGCTGTCACGCTGTCACGCTGTCACGCTGTCACACTTCCACTTAGTTACCCTGCCACTTAGTTACCCTACCATAATGCACTTCCCCAGAAATTACCCTCCCTCCCCCATTGTTCCACTCTTCCCTCCTATCTCCCTCCCCCTTACTTCCGAGCCGAGCCGAGCCGAGACTGCACCGTACCGTACCGTACTCTTCCCCCGCTCCTCTCCTCCCccttctacttctacttctaccTCCGAACTCCGTTACGTAACCCCCCACTACACCCGCGCAGCCAGCCACCCACgcagccagccagccaaTCCCATTTTAACTTCCCCCATCCCCTAATAATctccaaaaaagaaacgccTCCGATCACGCcatttttaaattttttttttattctttcctttcttcttccttcttcaatgcCTGCCTGCCAGCCTAAATAGCATAACTACTACCTTAATTTTGAGCCTATTCCTTGACTTTGGCCCAGAACTCAGAAACTGGTTCAGCGCTGGACACTGGACAGTGGACAGATAGCGCCAGCGGCTAGGCAAAGCCTAGCCTAGGCTAACATAAGCTAGGCCCGGCCTGGCCTAGCCTAGCCTAGCCTAGGCCCAGCCGGCCCACACTACCGCATTGTAATAGGGGCCCCCCATCAACCACAACTAAATACCTATTACCATACCTATTACCATACCTAATAAATACCTAATGCCTAGCCTAATGCCTGCCGTATCTACTACCCAGCCTTAGGCGGCCTTGTTTCTGacagcttttttttttttcttctttctctatatACAAAGTGGTATATCTGTCTGTTTTAAAGGTTTACAGGCTTTTTTTGACAGGCTTTTTTACAGGGTTTTTACACAAATAACTTTTTAAAAGGCGCTTTCGGTTTGTTTACTCTGTTTTACACCATACTCTACATTTCACGAGTGTGTTTGGTGATATTACAGGCCCCAGGTTTTTCCCAGGATTACAAGGATTACAGGAATTACTTTGTCAAGTACATTACACAAGGCATATTTGCGCAAGAAAGCGgtttttctctctctcttttattattggtTTTAGGTTAGAGCATCCAAAGGTTAGAGCAACTAGAACTAGAACTAGAGACTTGCTTGCACGATGCCATTCACACACAGTGTTAATTTGGGGGCACCTCCCAGCTCGTTTTCGGAGGTGGATATGTTTTTGCAGTCGTTGACGAGCGAGGATAGCAGCGATGCGGATAGTTATGATTTCTTCTCGCCGGATTCGCAGGGGGTGAGGCAGGCGTCTGGGTCTGGGAGCGTGAGCGGGCGCGGTGGGATGGGTCCTGGTGCGTTTGAGCCGCAGTACCTGCACTCGCAGGGCCAGGGCTTTGCTCAGGttcaagctcaagctcagGGTCAGATCCAGGTTCCAGGCCAGATTTCTCAGGGTCACGTGAtgagtcacgtgactggGAATGGAAATGGtagcaacagcaacagcaacagcaccAGCTCATCAGCAGCCGCGGCCgcggctgctgctgctgcaacGGTTACTGGCCATACCCATGCGAACCCCAACCCCGGCTCGTTCGGGTCCTCGTCCTCTTCGGACCCCTACAACAACTACAGTCCGTTCGATCTCAGCGATACAGAACTGAGGCCCTCCATCACAAACGACACAGACTCGATGCTGCACGTTATGATCAAGTCCGAGAGCGACCCCTGGgccaacagcaacagcaacaacaagaataaccagggccagggccagggccagggccagggtCAGGGACCCATTAGTCTCGCCAGCGCCGGTATCCCGGTTGCAGCCAACTCGATGGTCCATTCGGCACCCCAGTCATCGGTCGCCTCCGGCTTGCCCGCAGGTGTCCAGTCGCTCGACGCTATGGTATCCCCTACAGACTCGCTAGACTCGCGTCCCTCGCCCCACGGCGGGTTGAGTCTCGGCCAAAGCCTCGGCCAAACCTTGAACCAGGGCCATAATAACATGGGCCAAGGTCTCAACCAGGCCCAGAGCCTAAGCCAGAGCCTCAGCCAAGGCCAAATTCAGACCCATGGCTCAGGTTCAGGACTAACCTCCTCCGTCCAAGGGAAGGTCGGCAAGCCAAAGAAGGAACGTACCTCCCATAACGTCATCGAGAAAAAGTACAGAACaaatatcaacaacaaaatcgTCCAGTTGAAAGAGATTATCCCCTCGCTTTGCGTTACCATGAAACGCGAAGAAGGTATCCCAGTCACAGAACTAGACCAGATCAGGTTGGACGGCTTGCAGCCCGCAAAGAAACTCAACAAGGCCTCCATCTTGGTGAAAACTATCGAGTATATCCAGCATTTGGAAGGTAAGGTCGAGAAACTGAAGGCAGAAAATGACCAGCTGAAACAGAGCGAGACGTTCTCCACCCCACTTTCAGTCCGCAACAACTCCACGTCGGAGTCCTTGCATCACTCTCAGCAACACCAGGCGGCACGCGCTCAAGCTCCTATCCGTTCAGGTTCatccacttcttcttctacctCAACTTCCGCATCAGATGTAAACATCAGCGGCGACCCAACCATCTTCACGAATGCGTACCCAACAAGCAACatgaacaacaacaaccactcattcagaaacaaaatgCTACTGGGAGGCATTGCAATGTCCATGGGTGCAAACTGTTTCGGCGGCGACTCAAGCGATTTCTCAACCGTAAGAGGCCTCATGGCAATGCCAGTGTTCCACTACTCGCCAATGGAGGGTTTCACTTTAAGCAACAGCAACGGAAACATCAACCTCTTCTCAAGCTTTATCTCCCTCTTTAGACTATGCGCATTCTTTGGCATCATCGTACAGTTGATGTCCCAGATTATGGACGACAGAAAATCTGCTGGTAGCAAGGGTGGAAATTCCAGTGCAATGAGCGATATCGTTGTCAACTACGTCGACTCGCTCAGGTTCACTTCGAACTCAGAGATCGTAgagact from Kluyveromyces marxianus DMKU3-1042 DNA, complete genome, chromosome 6 includes these protein-coding regions:
- the EXO1 gene encoding exonuclease 1; translated protein: MGVSGLLPQLKPIQNPVSLARYQGETLAIDGYAWLHRSAHSCAMELALNQPTDKYLQFFIKRITMLKHFGITPFFVFDGDSIQVKKDTEQKRADKRHENREKAHALYAAGDKRLAYDYFQKCVSITPEMAKCVIEYLQVNSIPYVVAPYEADAQMVYLEKEGLVHGIISEDSDLLVFGCRRLITKLNDNAECIEIDRRNFSQLNSGKFPLGKLNEEQLISLVCLSGCDYTNGIPKVGLITAMKYVVKNRTMRQALAEIERDGKLAVPKTFWEEYEYASFAFRFQRVWCPKREKLWTLNDVPREYMANEKLFRCIGAAIRKGIREKEVIFSDDMIDHELHRRISVGELDPFDFNKPLANRERKLRLQNGASSSSVSVTTATSTTTTIDSIATKRASISSVRCKGKSDGGAGIMSKMERALRKRKMCGDVGAAEAAAGAAGAAAKRTVSSQFFRRPETTPEVRPEVSPEAGPEDNLPDTQEDSTEVSQLLTPEEESEILSEVEEAPGQDQDQGPADPDDSDTNLLAQLRKKFMHEAATTRVPLKNVTNTSGQGPAHAKLPTKLPAKLPARTPQQRPAVRRTMSGAMTSNTVPSRDPSRTSASRSISRSISLSQFAYSRQS
- the HMS1 gene encoding Hms1p; the encoded protein is MPFTHSVNLGAPPSSFSEVDMFLQSLTSEDSSDADSYDFFSPDSQGVRQASGSGSVSGRGGMGPGAFEPQYLHSQGQGFAQVQAQAQGQIQVPGQISQGHVMSHVTGNGNGSNSNSNSTSSSAAAAAAAAAATVTGHTHANPNPGSFGSSSSSDPYNNYSPFDLSDTELRPSITNDTDSMLHVMIKSESDPWANSNSNNKNNQGQGQGQGQGQGPISLASAGIPVAANSMVHSAPQSSVASGLPAGVQSLDAMVSPTDSLDSRPSPHGGLSLGQSLGQTLNQGHNNMGQGLNQAQSLSQSLSQGQIQTHGSGSGLTSSVQGKVGKPKKERTSHNVIEKKYRTNINNKIVQLKEIIPSLCVTMKREEGIPVTELDQIRLDGLQPAKKLNKASILVKTIEYIQHLEGKVEKLKAENDQLKQSETFSTPLSVRNNSTSESLHHSQQHQAARAQAPIRSGSSTSSSTSTSASDVNISGDPTIFTNAYPTSNMNNNNHSFRNKMLLGGIAMSMGANCFGGDSSDFSTVRGLMAMPVFHYSPMEGFTLSNSNGNINLFSSFISLFRLCAFFGIIVQLMSQIMDDRKSAGSKGGNSSAMSDIVVNYVDSLRFTSNSEIVETLKKTLFLNRLKYPENSMERIQNEILKCYAIKLWKSPFKILFSGHVEKTWDSLSSKVNKINSKPSTITENPDWKAISYILKSDVSEALGNEPLLAQIAENKDGFNLSSFVQFVYRYNVQQKVESAMNATFEASLNDTTSVPVPVSEAQAQAQATKLERIYLESIKDNKELQSLGVSTSLDCIFHPNARTVKELTDKLKVDKSLLSEDERKDIIRILHSTIISAVVADKKFDEVSYWVSRFPTSLVDQENMSLLSVTALFFTIKRILDNHKNIDDISKVSAKLEYISGKLRIWVGSKFGSCLQLDTRGKLVDFFVDSALKFNSLVESDGEEEEYEGEDEEEDEADSLFDEDEEEEEEDDDEEKKEEEKDQIKRETNNNVVEPSET